In a single window of the Ferviditalea candida genome:
- a CDS encoding class I SAM-dependent DNA methyltransferase — protein MEGMPYPAWLHFAETCWGMHGKPGSVAELGCGTGLIAIPLAQTGLHVFGIDLSDEMLSVASSKLEELRRRQPDALPGSVSWLQQDMRSWELPHPVDSVISFCDSLNYLLEEEEIERTFRQTWNALEDGGTFMFDVHTRHQLRTYAEEQPYFLDEEDIAYIWTCEWDEARCEIEHDLTLFIRERQSEAGFRRVREVHRQRAYDTDWLKAALFKAGFSSVDAYADFKLQPLTPVTQRAFFVAVK, from the coding sequence ATGGAAGGAATGCCTTATCCGGCTTGGCTCCATTTTGCCGAAACGTGCTGGGGGATGCACGGCAAACCGGGCAGTGTGGCGGAGTTGGGCTGCGGCACCGGCCTGATTGCGATCCCTTTGGCCCAGACGGGGCTGCATGTGTTCGGCATCGATCTCTCCGACGAGATGCTGTCCGTCGCGTCATCCAAGCTGGAGGAGCTTCGCCGGCGGCAGCCCGATGCTTTGCCGGGAAGCGTTTCCTGGCTGCAGCAGGATATGCGCAGCTGGGAGCTTCCGCATCCGGTGGATTCGGTCATTTCCTTTTGCGACAGCTTGAATTATCTGTTGGAGGAAGAGGAAATCGAACGGACTTTCCGGCAGACCTGGAACGCTTTGGAAGACGGCGGAACCTTTATGTTCGATGTTCATACCCGGCATCAGCTGCGAACGTACGCCGAGGAGCAGCCTTACTTTTTGGATGAAGAGGACATCGCTTATATTTGGACCTGCGAATGGGATGAGGCGCGCTGCGAAATCGAGCACGATCTGACCCTGTTTATCCGGGAGCGGCAAAGCGAAGCGGGATTCCGGAGAGTCCGTGAAGTCCATCGGCAGCGGGCGTACGACACGGATTGGCTGAAAGCCGCATTGTTCAAAGCCGGCTTTTCCAGTGTGGACGCATATGCCGATTTTAAGCTGCAGCCGCTGACTCCGGTCACGCAGCGCGCTTTTTTTGTGGCGGTCAAATAA
- a CDS encoding CvfB family protein, protein MTLQAGMTARLLVSKEVSPYGYFLTDGERDVLLHYSEVAGEIQTGGKVEVFLFHDTEDRLAATMRRPFIRLGELALLEVADIHPKLGCFLDIGLGRNLLVPNRELPAREEWRPAVGDRIYVVLDHDKQGRMIGLVAGENELAPLCFRAPGSWRNQWVEARVYNPLQKATFVICDGGVLGFGAIGMIHESERTGTLRLGEAVKVRVTFVREDGRVNLSMRAQKEHGRIEDADRILAALSERPTGAMPYSDDTPAEVINEIFGMSKSAFKRSLGKLMKEGLVYQENGWTYLQKRPSEPERAEVDH, encoded by the coding sequence ATGACGCTGCAGGCGGGGATGACGGCCCGGCTGCTGGTTTCCAAGGAGGTTTCGCCCTACGGATATTTTCTCACTGACGGAGAGCGCGATGTGCTGCTTCATTACAGCGAGGTGGCGGGCGAGATCCAAACCGGCGGCAAGGTGGAAGTGTTTCTGTTTCATGATACGGAGGATCGCTTGGCTGCAACGATGAGGCGGCCTTTTATACGTTTGGGGGAGCTTGCGCTTTTGGAAGTGGCGGACATTCATCCGAAGCTGGGCTGCTTTCTCGATATCGGATTGGGCAGGAACCTGCTGGTGCCGAACCGGGAGCTTCCTGCGAGGGAGGAATGGAGGCCTGCAGTCGGAGACCGGATCTATGTCGTTCTGGATCATGACAAGCAGGGAAGAATGATCGGACTGGTTGCCGGAGAAAACGAGCTGGCACCGCTCTGTTTTCGGGCTCCGGGCTCTTGGAGGAATCAGTGGGTGGAAGCGCGGGTCTACAATCCGCTGCAAAAAGCGACGTTTGTGATTTGCGACGGAGGCGTGCTGGGATTCGGCGCCATCGGCATGATTCATGAGTCGGAACGGACGGGGACGCTGCGTTTGGGGGAAGCCGTCAAAGTGAGAGTCACGTTTGTCCGGGAAGACGGACGAGTGAATTTGTCCATGCGGGCGCAAAAAGAACACGGGCGAATCGAGGACGCCGACCGCATTCTGGCCGCTCTGTCGGAAAGGCCGACCGGGGCGATGCCCTATTCCGACGATACGCCCGCTGAGGTCATTAACGAGATCTTCGGCATGAGCAAGTCCGCCTTCAAGCGGTCCTTGGGCAAGCTGATGAAAGAGGGGCTGGTCTATCAGGAGAACGGCTGGACCTATCTGCAAAAGCGGCCCTCCGAACCGGAGCGCGCGGAGGTCGACCACTGA
- the rsfS gene encoding ribosome silencing factor, whose amino-acid sequence MRIASDEIMSLAVHAAEDKKAVNVLALNLSGISLIADYFVICHGNSDTQVQAIATEIKKKAEEQGIPVRGIEGFDTARWILIDLGDVVVHIFHRDEREYYNIERLWSDAKVVELV is encoded by the coding sequence ATGCGCATAGCTTCGGATGAAATCATGTCTTTGGCGGTGCACGCGGCGGAGGATAAAAAGGCAGTGAACGTGCTCGCGCTGAATTTATCCGGAATTTCTCTGATCGCGGATTATTTTGTGATCTGCCACGGGAACTCGGACACCCAGGTGCAGGCCATCGCTACGGAAATCAAAAAAAAGGCGGAGGAACAGGGCATTCCCGTGCGTGGCATCGAGGGCTTTGATACGGCCCGCTGGATTTTGATCGACCTTGGCGACGTGGTGGTGCACATTTTTCACCGGGATGAACGCGAATATTACAACATCGAGCGCCTGTGGTCTGATGCCAAGGTTGTTGAACTGGTATGA
- the yqeK gene encoding bis(5'-nucleosyl)-tetraphosphatase (symmetrical) YqeK, translating into MNRDEMIAAVKERLPEKRWAHTLGVMETAVRLAERYGADAGKAELAALLHDVAKYWPVQRMEDVIREQGLPAELLEADKDLWHAPVGAFVAEQEFGIGDPEVLDAIRYHTSGRPGMTLLDKIICLADYMEPGRSFPEVDRIRELSGTSIEQALLAGFDSTLSFLLSKGKKIFPMTVLARNALIDELKR; encoded by the coding sequence ATGAATCGTGATGAAATGATTGCCGCAGTCAAGGAGCGTCTGCCGGAGAAAAGATGGGCGCATACGCTAGGGGTGATGGAAACGGCCGTCCGGCTGGCGGAACGCTATGGCGCCGATGCCGGAAAAGCGGAGCTGGCGGCGCTGCTGCATGATGTCGCGAAATATTGGCCGGTGCAGAGGATGGAGGACGTCATCCGGGAGCAGGGGCTTCCCGCTGAGCTTTTGGAAGCGGACAAAGATCTGTGGCATGCCCCTGTCGGCGCATTTGTAGCGGAACAGGAATTCGGAATCGGCGATCCGGAGGTGCTGGACGCGATCCGCTATCATACCTCCGGCAGACCGGGGATGACTCTGCTGGACAAAATCATTTGTCTGGCGGATTACATGGAGCCCGGCCGCTCGTTTCCCGAGGTCGACCGCATTCGCGAGCTTTCCGGAACGAGTATCGAGCAGGCGCTGCTGGCGGGATTCGATTCGACGCTGTCCTTTTTGCTTTCCAAGGGCAAAAAAATTTTTCCGATGACCGTGCTTGCCAGAAACGCGCTGATTGACGAATTAAAGCGATAA
- a CDS encoding nicotinate-nucleotide adenylyltransferase, with translation MRIGIMGGTFNPIHLGHLIAAEQARDGMGLQEVWFLPSNIPPHKEPETGAAAEQRLEMVRRAVSGHPQFRVNDLELRLGGKSYSVNTVAELQKQHPDHEFYFIIGGDMVQYLPNWHRIEELVRKVFFIGLQRAGTTLDPDSLPDWIREKVVMIPMPMIQISSTDIRGRFAEKQSIRYLVPDEVRSYIEENGLYES, from the coding sequence ATGAGGATCGGTATCATGGGAGGAACGTTCAACCCCATCCATCTGGGGCATTTGATTGCCGCGGAGCAGGCGCGTGATGGCATGGGGCTGCAAGAGGTCTGGTTTCTGCCTTCCAACATTCCTCCGCATAAAGAGCCTGAGACGGGGGCTGCCGCCGAACAGAGGCTGGAAATGGTGCGCAGGGCGGTTTCGGGACATCCGCAATTTCGCGTGAATGATTTGGAGCTTCGTTTGGGAGGGAAATCCTATTCGGTCAACACGGTTGCCGAGCTGCAGAAACAGCATCCCGATCACGAGTTCTATTTTATCATCGGTGGGGATATGGTACAGTATCTGCCGAATTGGCATCGGATCGAGGAATTGGTCAGGAAGGTTTTCTTCATCGGCCTGCAGCGGGCGGGAACAACGCTGGATCCGGACAGTCTGCCCGATTGGATCCGGGAAAAAGTCGTGATGATCCCGATGCCGATGATCCAAATTTCCTCTACGGACATAAGGGGCAGGTTTGCTGAAAAGCAATCGATCCGCTACCTTGTCCCCGATGAAGTGAGAAGCTATATAGAGGAGAACGGATTATATGAATCGTGA
- the yhbY gene encoding ribosome assembly RNA-binding protein YhbY, which produces MLTGKQKRYLRSLAHHLDPIFQVGKGGVNDNLIRHVGEALEARELIKVSVLNNCMEDRNVIGEELAQGTDAELVQVIGKTIVLYKESKENKEIELP; this is translated from the coding sequence ATGCTGACGGGAAAACAAAAAAGATATCTTCGCTCGCTGGCTCACCACCTTGACCCGATCTTTCAGGTCGGCAAAGGCGGCGTCAACGACAATTTGATCCGGCATGTGGGAGAGGCGCTGGAAGCAAGAGAGCTGATCAAAGTATCGGTTCTGAACAACTGTATGGAGGACCGGAACGTTATCGGGGAAGAGCTGGCACAGGGCACCGACGCGGAATTGGTGCAGGTGATCGGCAAAACGATCGTCCTGTACAAGGAATCGAAGGAAAACAAAGAAATCGAGCTGCCGTAG
- the aroE gene encoding shikimate dehydrogenase codes for MNNRNSAGAIDSHTILYGVFGDPVHHSKSPVMMNAAFREFGINAAYAAFHVKPDRLRDAVCGIRALGFRGVNVTIPHKVEVMNYLDEVDEAASIIGAVNTIVNENGRLTGYNTDGIGYVRSLKTETGCDLRGKRIVVIGAGGAARGVVYALAREGPASIRIANRTRDKAAELAKDMSAFADCSGINMEELSAISDADLLLNTTSVGMHPHKDQVPAANIRYRPGMIVSDLIYNPLETRWLQLAGQAGAIVHRGLGMFIYQGAYAFEYWTGRPAPVEVMREAVMRSLQIPAE; via the coding sequence GTGAACAATCGGAATTCTGCGGGAGCGATCGACAGCCATACGATTCTGTACGGCGTATTCGGCGATCCCGTCCATCACTCCAAGTCGCCGGTGATGATGAATGCCGCTTTCCGCGAATTCGGCATCAATGCGGCATATGCTGCGTTTCATGTCAAGCCGGACCGGCTGCGTGATGCGGTATGCGGCATTCGGGCGCTGGGTTTCCGCGGCGTCAATGTGACGATTCCGCACAAAGTGGAAGTCATGAATTATCTGGACGAGGTGGATGAAGCCGCGAGCATCATCGGAGCGGTCAACACGATTGTGAACGAAAACGGCAGGCTGACCGGTTACAATACAGACGGGATCGGCTATGTGCGTTCGTTGAAAACGGAAACCGGCTGCGATTTGCGCGGCAAGCGGATTGTCGTCATCGGGGCGGGAGGGGCAGCCCGCGGGGTTGTGTATGCCCTGGCTCGGGAAGGGCCCGCTTCGATCCGGATCGCCAACCGCACGAGGGATAAAGCCGCAGAACTGGCCAAGGACATGAGCGCCTTTGCCGACTGCAGCGGTATAAACATGGAAGAATTGAGCGCAATCTCCGATGCGGATCTGCTGCTCAATACGACCTCTGTGGGCATGCATCCGCATAAGGATCAAGTGCCTGCGGCCAATATCCGCTACCGGCCCGGCATGATCGTCAGCGATCTGATATACAATCCGTTGGAGACCCGCTGGCTGCAGCTGGCCGGACAAGCGGGGGCCATCGTTCACCGGGGGCTCGGGATGTTTATCTACCAGGGGGCATATGCATTCGAATACTGGACTGGCAGGCCGGCTCCCGTTGAAGTCATGCGCGAGGCCGTAATGCGCTCGCTGCAGATTCCGGCGGAGTGA